The Homo sapiens chromosome 10, GRCh38.p14 Primary Assembly sequence GCCTCTATAGGATAAGGCCCAGGGGAAAGACCCATTCAAATCTGGGCTTTCCTTTCCCAAATAAAGTGTTTGGCACAACCAACAAACTGTCATGAGACTGACAGGCCTGACAGCTGAAAGATTTCTAGAAGTGGTCCCATGACTTTTTTGTTGAGCTTCAACATAGCGTACACAAGAGTTGTCTTAACAAGCTGCACAAACTCAGGCCGAACTACGCAGCACACTGCTCCAGAAAAGttaaactgaaggaaaaaaagggtCCACATGAAGTAGGTCTCCTAATGCCACAGGTTAACTCTGTTGTTTCTCATGGAAAATTAAATTCACTGGCTGCCCAGGACGTCAGTGGAATCCTGATCTCCTGGGGGAGGTGACAGCTGGAGAAACAACTTGGATTTAAGCATCTCTGGGCCAGGTGGGAAGGAGACAATGATGACCAAGGATGCTTTCTAGGTGACTTTTTGTTCCACACTATGTGGGCTCCAGATAAACAATCTTAAGGAGCATCAGTGTGCTTGTGACCATGGCAGCCCTAGGACTTGGGCCTTTAGACAGAGGTGATGGGGCAAATGAATATACCCCAgatccagttttaaaaataaaaacttcctgTAATTATGATACAATACTGTGCAGCAAGTCACTAGGAATTGCATGCTGCTCCTATTTGTGGTTAAAACCCTGTCCCACTCTTGGCCAGAGCTGAAAGGTAACATACAAGGAGGTGGCTGTGGCTAAAACCAGGTACCTTAGTCAAGCATGGCCTGCGGCAGTGATGCTGACAGTCATCAACCCAATGCAGGGAATGCAAGGCCCCAGAGCTTTGGCTCAGAGCAAAGGTTTCATCTCACCCCAACTTCAAACCAAGCCCTCTGTATCTCTGAGTTTATGAATACAAGAAACTAGTGATTAGGAATCTCTATGAGGAATCTGGTTGGGTAGCAAAGCTCAGGTCCCTGCAGGCCACCACCCTGACTGCAGGAAAACAGAAAGGTGCAAATCGTATCAAGTAAAAGGTTGCTCAAGTGGAAGATCATTTCCTGGGGAACTTCAGCGGCCTGGATCTTAATCACATGGATGAAGGCTGGGACTGGATCCCAAAGAAAGGGCCTGGGTCCCAGGTGCAATCAGTCTTCTTGAACTTACCATCTCCTTCTCAGTCATCTCTTGAATGGTGGCTGAGCATACATTTCCCCGGGGGACGAATGTAAACATTATTCAACAGATCTCAGCTTAGGAAAACACAGCTTGTTATATATTTAGTGTTTAACATTCCAGTGCAGGCAGTATCTTAGCATCAGACTTTCCTCATTCATGAGTAGCAGTTTAGAAAGGAATACATATAGGATACTTGATAAGACTGTGGCTGAAAAGACCATTTGTGTGTCAGACAGCTGGCTCTATCCTCCAATCAGTGGAGCACCCAGGACTATCGCAGGAGAGGTGGAACAGATGAAGTGTAAGTTCTCTGTAAATCTGAAGAGTCCGTATAATGATTGTTCCCACTTAACCCCTTGGGCCACATCTTGATATGGAGAACATttccacctcttgcatcaaccTGTGCTCTCTTTGTTTTGGATGACGTTCTCTCCAGAGGGTTCAAGAGCCTCCTTAGAGGGGAGTGAGCTTTCTCTTCCAGTCCTAATATCTGAATATTTCAAAGCACATGAGGAGTCCACGAACATGTTAGGGATGTTGCTGCCAAAATAGATCTTACTGTTAGAAGCAATGGCCTGGTACTTTTTGAGCTCCAGATATTCCGGGGTCAACTTGTGCTGTGTGGGAGCAAACAAGAGCAAAGGCATCAGAATACTCTGGTGCAACAGTCTTCTCTCTCCCTATATACATTTCACCTATTGCTCTCCTGAGTATCATGAGTCAAGTCTGAATAACTGCCAATGACCCTCTCTCACTTTGGAGAGTGGCTATCACATTAACAGCTGCGTTCCTGACTTAAAATTCCTTCATTAAGCTCCTGACTTAATGCAAGAGAAGctgttcactttttaataaaaggatgGGGGAGTTGGAAAACAATTTGTGATAACTAATGATAATAACTAATATTTCTAAAGTGACTTTCATTTCATCTAGTTGAATTCAACCTGGAATTGGTCTGGAGTTTCTGTTGattctcttttctaaaaaaattatttttatttttgtagagatggggtctatgttgccaggctggtctcaaactcctggcctcaagcaatcctcctaccttggcctcccaaagtgtcggaatcaaagatgtgagccactgcacccagccttttttttttctggagatgagatctcactctgttgcccaggctggaatacagtggttcAATTATAGCTCgctgctgcagcctcaaacttctgggctcaagagatactCTCATCTTAGCCTCCAGGGAGgctacaggaatgagccatcatgcctggttctCTGTTGATTCTCTTGAGAGAGATACACAGGTCAGTGGATGAGAGCAGAACTTCAAAGGAAGGGCTGGTGCTCATTATCTTATCATTAGCTGTGATTCTGCTTTTCTTGAACAAATTCTAGAACTAGAATAAAATCTCAAGTTGTCACCTGATCTGGCCTTCTGCCTTTCCCCAGAAGCTGGATGTTTAAGCTGCTTGTGACAGACAGATGTTTGTCGACCACCAGATCTATGTGACAGTGTTTTGTTTAAATCAGGATGCCAAGATGTATCTAACCAGAACCTATCTGGGTTTGATTAAAACTCGTCGACCACcagatctccctctgtcacactgttttgttttgtctaaATCAGGATGCCAAGATGTATCTAACCAGAATCTATCTGGATTTGATTAAAACCCATTTCCACTGTTCCCTGTAACATATGCCTTTCAAAGCCCCTCAGACCCTGCTCTGTGATCCTCTCCTTATCTTGAGTCCTGGCCTGTCCCCCAGGCAAAAGTCCATCTTGTCCTTCACAGTCCTACAGCATTTATTTTCTACACTTTGACATCTTTCACTCTTTGGATCTCTATCTTCTCCAGGTGATTCATATCCTCTGTCGAAACACTCCAATCAAATCTGGTCATAGTGCACAACCACATTTCTTCCTCAAGCCTTTTTAATATAGGTTAGTATCTGAgtcacatttttcaaaatggcATAAAACTACTGCCCCTTTCTGAATAAGGTAGACCTCAATGGCAAGGTCTTGAAACTTGTGCCTGACGAGCTTCTCCCATTAGATTTGGACTCCTAGTTTCCTCAACTGGAGTTTCCTGTCATGCCTTTCTTTTGGCCAAATTCCATTCTGTGTCTATAGAACTGTGTCTTTCAATgttatgttcattttaaaatttatattggtTTTCAAAGTACTGACAACTCTCATTCTATCATCTTATCATTTCTTCTAAATACGGATTATGTTGttcctttctaaattaaaagCCCTGTCTATATCTTAAAACTTGACTCTAATCCTTCAAACTGCATCATCCACTTTAGTAATCTCTTTCTCAACCCTTTATCTGTTCCAATCTGCTCCACGATAACCTTATAAATCTTGGACATACCCTTCCCTTCTCAGAATACTATCGGAGTTCTAGCTGCCTCTTAAATAGCCCCTGCTCACTAGCCCTGTACCGTCTAGCCAGCTTACCCCAGTCCTTACACCAAATTATCACCTATATATCACCCAACCTGCCTTCTCAAGTTATCCCACATGAAATTCCTCATGACTGGAATAGTTTTTTAAATCCAATAAACAAGGAGTACTCAACAAGGGGCATATGgaaatacatgcatgtgtgtgtggcagTTAAAACAACTGGTGACCACTACTGACATTCAGTAGACAAGGGCCAGGGATAcaaaatatcctacaatgcatgAGATGGTCTTCAACAATGAAAAAGTATCTCAACCCCAAATGCCAGGAATGCCTTTGATGAGAAATACTGCTCTAATCAAGCTAAGTATCTACCAAAAAAACTACCTTATTTGGAAAGCAATTCTAAATAGACTTTACTCTTCTGTCACTCTTATTTCAGAAGACCTTCAACTTAATTAATTATTCAGCCTTATATAGCAGTACAAATGAATGGAATTACGGCATTTGGCCTGTGTCCCTACCCAATCAATGTGAAATATTTCTTGCTAACTGACTAATTCTGGAGGATGTCTTGGTCACTACACTTTCTTGACAATGGATAAAATCACTTCTATCATATCAGAGCTCctgaaaagagaaagcaaaacccCGAAATGCATCATTAGGAAAGTGGCCAGGGAGCCAGTCACCTTGTTTGAGGTGGCATATTTGTGTGCAGCATAATATTCAGCATCTGCTTTCGCTTTCTCTCGGGCCAGGAATGCAGCATCTAGCAAATAAACAAAGGAAAGGTGTCAATCCATTCCCTCAGCTAGTTAAGAgtccctttccccactgcttaaTATTGTGActgcttatttcacattgaaagttttaaaaacctaTTAGCAGTTTTCAAGTCCCAGTCCCCAAACAGCAACTTCTCTACGAGGAATACTCTTTTCACTGTCAAATAACTCTCAGCTCATCTGAGCCTACTTGTTTTCTACTCTAAGTTGTTCCTTCTCTCCTCCACCCACTCTCCCACCTCCTATCACCCAGAGCCTTACATTccacccaggtactaagcttCAAGTAAAATAAGTCCAGACATAAAAGCTCTATTTACTGCATTGTCTCCAGCCCCCCCCCAAATTTCATCCAGAATCAGTCAACAGAGACAGACAGGAAGCAGCAATATATAACAAGTGACTTCAAGACCGAGCTAAGAACATCAACATCTCACTATGTGAAATCAAGTAGTGTGAGGCCCTCCATGAAAACTGTTTTTCCCcccaattaattttgttttttttttggacaggtgGAAAAGAAACTGGTCGTGAtggggtttatttatttttaattttttttttattttttgagacggagtctcgctctgtcgcccaggctggagtgcagtggcgggatctcggctcactgcaagctccgcctcccaggttcacgccattctcctgcctcagcctcccaagtagctgggactacaggcgcccgccaccacgcccggctaattttttgtatttttagtagagacggggtttcaccgttttagccgggatggtctcgatctcctgaccttgtgatccgcccgcctcggcctcccaaagtgctgggattacaggcgtgagccacggcgcccggccagaGATGGGGTTTATTATCTTGTATATTCTTTACTATTGATTATGGGTAATTTTCATACCTTGTCTGCCTGAAAATAAAGTGGTAGCTAATAAGCCCCaatttaaggaagaaaaggaaagctgaGCTACCCACAGtcacaaacaaacccaaaagctGGAAATGTgatagcaatttaaaaaaatttatttagactATCAGGCCAGCTATTTCCTCCAGACCAGATTATTCTGTCTATGGCCTTCTCACCCACCACAATCAAAGGCCTGAACCCTGGAGCAGAGAGGAGGCAGTTCGGGACAGGCAGAGCTTCATCCTCTCCCCACAATGTACCTTCGATTTCAGAAATGcgcttttcagtttctttttccatCACTTTCTGCTGAAACCGAATTTTTGCCACTTGTGCAATCTTCTCTGCTTCTATAATCATACAACATAAGAAGACACATTCAAAACCATTTCTACAGTACCTGAGGCACTTCGAACCAGCAGCACACAGTCTAACATTTAATTACAGAAAGTTTTATGTGCTAATTGTTTCACTAAGTTTTATCTAGTCAGACTGTAAactactcaaaggaaaaaagggaatttatttcCTAATTTACTGTTCTATTTTGACAGTGCTAGTTTTGTGGGAAGAAGGAGTAAAAAAAGGTTAAAGTGCCAGTCCTTCATGCAACTCTGTAGCAACGGTCCACAAGctaatgggaaaaaaagataCTTTATGAAAGTACCACAGAACAAAAACAGAGCAACATAAATGCATGGCAACACAGGACAATTAatgtggcaggagaaagaaagaatgagtgacATAAGTTAAACCAAGGAAGACCTTCTGGAAGTAATCTTAAAGGAAATAATGGATATGACCTAAGAAGACATGCCAGGAAGCACAGAGAAAGACAAGAAGGGCCAGTcatggtgattcacgcctgtaaccccagcactttgggaggctgaggcaggaggatctcttaagcccaagagttcaagaccagcttaagcaacacagtgagacctccatctctagaaaaaatttataaaattagccaagcatgatggtgcgtgcctatagtcccagctacacaggaggctgaggcaagaggatctcttgagcctgggaggtcaaggctacagtgagccatgatcatgccactgcactccagccagcgtgacagagtgaggccctgcctcaaaaacaaaaacaaaaacaaaaaaaagaaagacaagaaggcACAAATGAACAAGTCACAATGGAGAGGTGATATGGAACCAGCCAACAAGCGAAGACAAcataaaataagaagagaaagagggctAGGAGACCTCTGTCTTGAGTGACAGGCTAAGGAGCTTAGTTTTACTATACTCAGGATCTACTGTTAAGTTACCATTAGGGAAATGACAGGATGAAAATGGTATCAGAAGAGGAGTATTCCAACTGCTGTAGGGAAATAAAGCAGAAAGCAGGGTGATTCATTTGAGAAGGTGAAAACAAGCATTGGGAGTGAACATGTTGGTGTGGCAAGCAAGTACATGCAGAGGAAACTCAACACCCTTAATAAACCTCTGGCCTACCCAAATGACCCAGGACAAGGAAGAAAGACTTGAATTACACTTTACATTCAATCACTGCTATTCTTAAAGAACATTCTCAATTCTCCTTTTCAGTCAAAGAAGATGGGTATTTTAGGACATCTTATCTCTGACCCCTAGAAAAAGTACATAATGGAAAGAAAACttccaagtgatttttttctttccataaaacAGTATGCTTTACGAACTGCTCCAGGAGATAATTCCCTCTTTCTCCACCAATGTAAAATCAATCTATATTACACCATCCAAAAACTAAACTACTATGTTCAATGGGGCTAGAAATTGAACTGTAAGCAGAAACTCAagataaaacatgaataaaaggTGAGGGATCTGAAGCCTGCAGCTAGAACCCAAAGGATGTTACCTCAACATAGGGGGACTGTTGTGGTAATCTCATTCAACAAAGCTCTGTCATGTgggaataaatcaataaaaagcaCGACCAGACTTCTAGAAAAATGGTGCAAAAGGCCAAAAGGCCAGAGAGAAAACCCTTTAGCTAACAACCTCTTAAAATGCTAGATGAAATAtagcaaatttgttttttaatgcatgGCTGAGttgtaagaaagaatgagagatcCTCAAGTAACTTAAGCCAAGGGGGAGCCGAGAGCCTGTATGGTGGTGTCCCTGGGGTGGTTATTAGACAAGAAGGGAGTGGGACCTGGGTTTTTACCCATGCAAGACCAGGAGATGAGGCCTTGTGATATTAGGACTAAGACCCTTGCATAAAACTGAGACCTCTAGAGGGCTGCAACTCTAATGAAAGGGGAACTAAAACACTCTACCAACCAGCCCAGTTAAGAAGTAACCTCTTCTCTACCTAGCCACATCACAGTGAAACTGAAGAACACCCAAATACAGACAGAAACAtgttaaaagcaaaaagagaagaaaggctgATTACTCAAAAGGAACAACTGGACTAACAACATACTTGTAAATAGGTGCAAGCAGccaaacaaaattgaaataatactGCCATATTGATAAGGAAAAATTAGCTTGGTTTAGAATTGTAGGCTAAATTACCATTCaaggataaaataaaagcattttcagaCCAAGGAGGACCGAAGATAACTTTCACTCCTTAgtcttcactgaaaaaaaaattactagaaaaaaaaaatcaccagaaaCAATGGAGAGGAAAAAACATTACTCAACACATGTCAATCAAAATAAGTGTTTACTGTAAGGATTAATCATAATGATCATAATTGATGGGAGGATAAAGACAACATGAAACTAAAATACTACGCAATAATAAAATGTAAGACTGGAGGACAGTGATAAGAGTTAAAGCATTCTAAGGTACTGTTCAAGAAGAGGATAGAATGATTAACAACTAGTTATACATTCCAGCAATGGAATGTAAAACTTCCAatcaagtaaaaggaagaaaagaaaagaaaattcaatcaATTCAATACCaatcagaaaagggaaaaagaagcagagaaaaatgcATGGTAAATAGCACATAATCAAATGATACAAACACATCCAAATATAGCAGTAaccacaataaatataaaaagactaAACTCACCAGTTAAAAGACAGATTCTCACATTGGATAAGATTACAAAATCCAGCTATATGCTGTTTACAAGAGACACACCTAAAACATAATGacatagaaaagttgaaagtaaaagaatgggaaaaggTACACCAAGAAAATAACTAACCAAGAAAAATCTGGTATAGCTATATTATCAGGCAAAATAGCTCTTAAGTTAAAAACATATCTAGGGATAAAGATTATTACAAAACAGAAGCAATTCTCCAGGGAGATATAACAATCCTGAACCTGAATGTTCTTAATGATATAgtcccaaaatatataaagaaaaaaattacaagtcaaCAAACCCATGGTCATAGTGGGAAATTTTAACACATCcttctcagtaattgataggtCAAGAAGGCAAAAATTAGAAGAATACAGAAGATGTGAACAACACAATTCATAAGCCTGACCAAATGAGTATATAAAGAAACCTGCATCCAACAACCAGAGAACACAGATTCAATCTTTTCAAGCACACAGACATTTACAAAAAAGGACCGTGTACAGGTAGGCCACAAAgcaattttcaataaatatttaagaatccATATAACAGGTCTTATTTTCTGACTACAATGTAGTAACACTggaaatcaacaataaaaaggtaGCCCCTCAAAACCCACTAAACCAGAAATTGAAGCATATACTTTTAATAATTCATGAGCCAAAGAAGAAATTAGAAGGAAAAGGTTTAGAATTAAAACTGAACACCAATATACAAAGTACATTTCAAAACCTGTGAAacatagctaaagcaatccttagaagaaaatttataatcTTCCATGTTTCCACTAGAAAAGACTTAAACTTAACTATCCAACTCAAGaagttaaaaaagaacaaatgaactaaaaaaaaaaaaaagatggaaggaaatattttttaaaaagtgtaaataatataatttaaacaaagtaacaatcaacaaaaccaaaacaaaagccaattctctgaaaagataaataaaataaaacagacctCTGGCAAAATtgatacagcaaaagaaaaggcACAAGAAAACAGTATTAGCAATGAAAAGGGGCACACAGATTTGGTAgaggttttaaaaatcatgagaGAATTCTACGAACAAATTTATGCCCCAAAATTTGAAATATCAGATGAAATGAAcaattttctatgaaaatataattaccaaaactggcttaaaaagaaaacatgtatctGAATATACCTATACTCAATACAGGAATTAAATCAATAGATTAACTGTTACcacaaaaagcaaatgaaaaaaagcagaaaccTCACAAGACTAAGATGGCTTTTACGAGTTCCACCAGACCTACAAAGATGAAATTATACAGATCTGATACATAATGATGTGATATACAATAGAACACAGAAAAGGAAGCCATGCTCTTCAACTCATCTTGGGGATAGTATAACCATGATACAAAAAAACCTAACACtaaaagtataagaaaattataagctgatctcatttatgaaaataaaggtaaaaattctaaagaaattaTCAGCaaactatataaaaatgtatataatgacCTATATAATGACCAAGTGGATTGTTTGTCCcagaaacacaaagataaatctgttaatataatttaccatattaacagCTTTAAAAACATCTCaatatatgtagaaaaaattttcagactgggcacagtggctcacacctgtaatcctagcactttggaagactgaggcaggtggatcacttgaactcaggaattcaagaccagcctgggcaacatggtgaaaccctgtctctacagaaaatacaaaaattacctgggtgtggtggcgtgcacttgtagtctcagctactcgagaggctgaggtgggaaaataacttaagcctaggaggctgaggctgcagtgaactgtgattacaccactgtactccagcctgggtggcaaagcgagaccctgtctcaaaaaaattctgaaagtttTAACAGCCATTCAAAATGAAAGCTCTCAGCAAGCAAAGTACAGATTGAAACTTTATTAACCAGTGTTAAGTACAGCAAATGTCACTGGGACTATTTAAAGTTAAGGACAAGAATACTTGTCACTTTCTTTTCTACACTGTACTTAGAAGTCATAGCCTAAAGCAGTaagacaggaagaaataaaaagtatgtgacttagaagaaaaataaaattgtccttATGTGAAGATAAGGACCTATTGTCTGAAGACCATATGATTGTTCATGGGAAATCTAAGCGACTATTAGAAATAAGAGCATCTTCAGCAATATtgctaaataaaaaaatcaacagcatACTTATACAAAACCCATTAGAAAATGTGCCtttaaaaaagtcaataaaaaaataaaggtatataagaacaaatctttaataaatgtgcaagaactttagaagaaaattatgacactttttaaaagacaactcTCCTAAATGGAGAAACAGATTTATAAGACTCAATATCATAATTTTCTCCAAATTGATGCatacattcaatgcaattccaatcaaaatcccaacacAATATTTCACAAAACTTAAGGAGCTggttctaaaattcatgtggatgAATAAAGGGCCTAGAATAGTCCaggataattttaaatatagttaGGAATAGTTAACAGGTAAGAGAAATAGTTACACAACTCACTCTCCACATCGCAAGACTTAACAtaaaagctacaataattaaaacaaattaatattgAGGAAGGAGAgaccaaaaaattggaaaataatagaTTATGGCATCAGAATAAATTATGTATAGTATCTTATTATATGATGGATATGGCATTAGAAATAAGTAGAGGAAATAATAAACTATTCAATAAACAGTCTGAGACAATTGGCTTGCCACttgaaaaaattaaactgaatCCCTATGTCATACTCAAcaccaaaataaattctagatgggctaaagacttaaatatgaaaagcaaaactttaaaacttttagaataaaagTCTTACTTTGGACTAGGGAAAGAATTCTTAAGATAGGAAAAGCacaaaacataaaggaaaagactAATGAATTTGTCTACACAAAAactacacatatatgtatatcgaAGACATTGTAAAGTTCAAAGACAAGCCACAAATTGAAAGATGTTGGAAATGCATAAATCTGAAAAAGGATCAGTATCCAGGAGACAGAAAGGACTCTTACAAATCAACTCAAAAAAGCAATCAAATAATGGGCTAAGGACATTAACAGGCAATtcatataacaacaacaaaaaaggaaacttgaATGACCAATAAGCAATATTCAACTTTACTAAcaatcagggaaattcaaattgaaaTTATGTGATACCATGTCTTCCATTAAACAGACATAAAGTTTTAAGTCTGATAACTCCAAGGACCAAGAAGGATGTGTGGAAATGGGAATTCAAATATGGCAGCATAGAAACTGGATATCAAATATTGTTGAAGAGATGGTAAAATCAAAGAAGTACTTGAGAGAGCAATTTGTCAATATGTTGAATGTGAAGACATGCTACCCTATGACCCATCAATTCTACTTTGAGATAGCTAttctagagcagtgcttctcaaaccaCCTGTGGAAAAATACCttacctttttgtgtgtgtatttcaatTTATGAGGAACCAATAAATTGTAAActataacaaaaacaaattacagtactagaaaaaagaaattaaaaaacaaaaacataaatatataagctctgattttttatttttgattcaacAGACATAAAACTGCTGtattaaaatgctataaaaactTCTAAACACTCATTCTCAATTTCTATACTCATCTCATTGAGGCtcagaaacaaaaagctggtgATAGGGCACTGGCCCACACCATACACTGAGTAATGCTACTCTAtggaaacctgcacatgtacactgTATCCAGGAGGCACTGGATAAGAATGTTATTGTGGCAGTGTTTGTAATAAGGAAAAACTAGAAACTACCTAACTCCTCATTGGTAATTCATTACAATAAAACTAGGCCCGCTCATAGAACGAAAAATGTAGCAGCTAAACATAAACGATCTACCATCTCACAGAGAATAAGGataaaatgccaaaaaaagaaaaaat is a genomic window containing:
- the ERLIN1 gene encoding erlin-1 isoform c (isoform c is encoded by transcript variant 8), giving the protein MAPGLTIQAVRVTKPKIPEAIRRNFELMEAEKTKLLIAAQKQKVVEKEAETERKKAVIEAEKIAQVAKIRFQQKVMEKETEKRISEIEDAAFLAREKAKADAEYYAAHKYATSNKHKLTPEYLELKKYQAIASNSKIYFGSNIPNMFVDSSCALKYSDIRTGRESSLPSKEALEPSGENVIQNKESTG